The genomic window AGCGGAATGTCGGTGAGCGCCGGCAACCGCCGACCGCCCCGCACCTCGACCCTCCCGCCGTCCGTCCGCGCCAGGAACGGCCTCGATCCCGGCAGAATCTCATGCCGCTGACGGATCACCAGTTCCCCATCCGGATCCACCACACAGTAGGTGTAGGTGTTGCCGCCCGTCTGAAACAGCACATGCAGCCGGCTCAAAATGTCCAGCTGCTGCTCCGGATTCGAAAAGGTCAGCAACCGGTCCAGGAACACCACCCGGTAGATGTGCGTCTCCTCCACATTCGTCACCCGCGCATACAGCCGCCGCTCCTTCAACCGTGTGACCGACTGCAACGCGTACCTCCGCACCTCCGGCGCACCCGATTCCACTCCCGGCTCGGGCGGCACTCCAAACGTCACTTCCCACATCTTGCGCGCCGGCTGCACAATGAAGGTGGCTCCCCGGCTGAACACCCGCCGCTCCCACTCCGGCATCCGCAATTCGGCGTACACCACGTAGCTCCCCCCCTCGTCCAGATCGAACAGCGGTTGGATGTTCCACCACTGTGTCCCCGCCTGCGACGACTCGAGCATGAACGGCTCCCGATACGGTGTCGGCGCCAGTCGCTCGACCGCATTCCCCCCGCGCGTCTCCACGTGAAACACCAGCCAGTCCGGCCCCTCGCCAAAACTCAACGGTCGCCCCGCCAGATTCGTGATCCGCACCGCCACCGGCACTTCCTCCCCCGGCAGGAACACCGTGTCCTCCAGCGACACACTGATCTCAAGCCCCGTGACCTGAGCCCGAACCCCGGCCGTCGCAAACAGCCAGGCCCCCAGACAGACGGTGATCCAACGCATTGATCGCATGCTAAGCCCTCCCCCACGCACAACAAGCGTGCAGTTCACCCTTCCATGCCGGCAGGGCGCAGTGTCCCGGAACTCCCCCAAGCCACCCCCCCTTCACTCCTCCGCCAGGCGCATCAGCTCCACCCGACGGAATTCGACCGGGTGACTCTCCGACTGCAGGCTGATCGTCCCCTCGCTCAACAACACGGGGCGCCCCTTCGCCAGACGCCCCCCGTACCGGTCGCCCTCGTCCAACTGCGGCTCCGTGTATGCCAGCACCAGGTCCCCTTCCACAAAATGCCGGATGCTCCGACTCCCCCGCACCTCGACCTCCACCGTCACCCACCGGTCGCCATGATACGTCTCGGAAGTCGAATCCGTGCAGTGCCGCGTGATCAACCGCCCTTCCATCACCACATGCGTCCCCGGCGTGCACAGATTCGCCGTCGTCCGGCGCCCCGACCCGAGCCCCCCCAGCAGCTGCACCTCGATCGACACCGGAAAGTCCTGGTCCGCATCCATGCTCTCCGGCGACTGCCCGTGCAGCATCAGCCCGCTGTTCCTTCGCGCCCAGCCAGGACCGTCCGGAAGCTGCTCCCCAACGAACCGGTACTCGACCCGCAGCCGGTAGTGCCCGAACGGCTGCTCATAAAACAAATGCCCGAAACGCTCCTCGAACCGTCCCCCATACCCGTCGTACGCCACCCGGATCACCCCGTTCTCCACCCGAAAGGTGTTCCCGAAATTCACCCCCGCCGGGTGATGCCGGACCTTCGGGATCCAGCCCGTCAGGTCCCGCCCGTTGAACAGCGGCACCCAGACCCCGATGGGAAACCGCTCCTCGATCGCCACGGCCTCCACCCCCAGCTCCCGTACCCGGATGTTCCGGTACCGCACAAACTGCCGGGTCAGATCCCCACCCCCATGCACCTGCAGCCCGATCGCCCCCCGGGCCGGATGACGCAACTCCGTCTCCTGCCATTCCATGATCCGCACCCCGTTGATCCAGGTGGCGATCCGCGGCGGGTTTCCCTCGATCCGGGCCCGAAGCTCGTTCCACTGGCCGTGCCGCCAGAAATACGGCCACGACTCCGGCAGCAACGGAAACGGCACCGGCGCGTTGGTCACCACCCGGATCCGGTCCACCGCCCCGTTAAACCGGAAGTTGCTCACCGACGGGCGCCCGCCCAATCCCTCGCCGTAGATCCCCATCAGATTCCCTCGCGCGTGGTAGTCGATCATCGCCTGCCATGCCCGCCCGTCCTCCGTGCTACGCAGGAACAGGCCGCTGTCCGGCCCGAAATCGTTGTTCATCTCCAGCACCACCTCGAAGTCCCCATAGGTCCGCTCACTCAACAGGATCCCCCCGTTCCCCGGCACATCCTGGCTGCCAACGATCGCCCCGTCCTCGACAACCCACCGGCCCCCGCTCGTATTGCCGCTCGCCCGGCTGTGGCCCGACTTCGCACTGACCTGCCACCCGCTCAGCGTCGCCCCGTCGAACACCGACACCCATCCCGGCTCCTCCCCCAGCCCCGCCCGACCCATCGCCAACCCGGCCACGCAAACCAACCCGACCATGACCGCCCGCCTTCGTGTTCTCATCCGCCCAATCTGCCCGGCCCCCGCGTCTCCAGACAAGCCGCCGATATGACCGGACCGCGGACTTCCCACCCCCGCCCGCCTGGCGCTATCGTGTCTTCGCGTCATGCCTGCCAAACGTTCCGTGCCGCTCGTCGGCATTGTCATGGGCAGCGACTCCGACTGGCCCACCCTCGAAGCCGCCGCCACCATCTGCCGGGAGTTCAACATCCCCTTCGAAACCCGGGTCGTCTCCGCCCACCGCACCCCCGACGACATGGCCCGCTACGGGCGCACCGCCCACACCCGCGGACTCCGCGTCATCATCGCCGGTGCCGGAGGAGCCGCTCATCTGCCCGGCATGCTCGCCAGCCATTCTCCCCTGCCCGTCATCGGCGTGCCGGTTCAGACCCGCTCCCTCCAGGGGCTCGACTCGCTCCTCTCCATCGTCCAGATGCCCGCCGGCGTGCCCGTCGCCACCGTCGCCATCGGCGCCGGACGCAACGCCGGCCTCCTCGCCGTCCAGATCCTCGCCACCCACGATTCCGATCTCCTCCGCAAACTCATCCAGTACAAGTCCCGCATGGCCGCCGAATCCCGCGCCAAGAACAAGTCCCTCCCCTCCTGAAGGTCCTTCCCACCATCCCCTGGCCCCATCGGTCCCATCGGCCCGATCCGTCCCATCAGTCCCCACCCGACCCTCTCCGTTCTTCCCCCTCTTCCCGCCGCCCCAAGCCGGCGATCGCCAGCCATGCCCAACCCGCCAGCAGCCCCACACCCCCCAGCGGCGTGATCGCCCCCAGCCATCGCATGCCCGTCAGCGCCAGCACATAAAGTGTCCCTGAAAAAATCACCACTCCCGCCGCAAAGCAGATCCACGCCCCGCGCCGCCACGGCGTCCCCCACGCCAGGCCCGACAACACCACGGCGTGGATCAGGTGGTAAAACACCGCCGTCTCCCAGATTGCCGTGGTCCCCTGCCTCTCCAGCAGTTCCTTCAATCCGTGCGCCCCAAACGCCCCGAGCGCCACCGCCAGGAAACCCGCGCCCGCCGACCATCGAAACGCCATGCTCCGCATCCCAAGATCCTACCCAGCCCCCTTCCACCCTCAAAACACAAAACAAATAGACAGGTTCGGTAATGTTGACGGATGGATTTTATAAAACGCCTGGCAATTTACTGTTTACCAATCGATATTGATGTCATTCTTTTTAATATTGACTTTAACTCAACGGCAACCAACTCATCCACCGTTGTTAGGTCAACAATATGGCAGCCAGGGAGGTACCCCGCTGGATCAGTCCGGACGCAACACCAGCTTTCCCCGCACCCCGCGCTCCCGCAGTCGTGCAAACGCCTCCGGCCCGCGCTCAATCGGCAACACCTCGTCGATCGCCGCCCTCAACCGTCCCGCCGCCGCCCAATCCAGAGTCGCCACCAAGTCCCGGCGCGTCCGGCCATAACTCCCGATCAACCGCTGCTGCTTCACAAAGAACGGCCACAGGTTCAGCGTCACCTCGCGTCCAGCCGTCGCCCCACAGGTCACCACCGTCCCACCCCGTGCCAGGCATTCAAAGACCCGCTCCAACACCCTGCCTCCCACGTGTTCCACCACCAGATCCACTCCGCGTTTGCCCGTGATCCGCCGCACCTCGCCCGGCCATCCGTCATCCTCGGTCGCCACCACCGCCTCCGCCCCCAGTGCCTCGCACAAAGCCCGCTTCTCGGGCGTCGAAGCCGTCGTCACCACCCGGCCGCCGAAACCCCGGGCAATCTGGATCGCCGCCGAACCCACCCCGCTCGCCCCCCCCATCACCAACACCCATTGGCCAGACTCCACCCGCGCCCGGTCCGTCAGCATGTGCATGGCCGTGCTTCCCGCCAGCGTCAGCGCCGCCGAAGTCTCAAAGGCCACCCCGTCCGGTAACCGCGCCAATGCCCGCGCCGGCACCCCGCACAGCCCGGCAAATCCCCCGTCCCGATCCACCCCCAGCAACTGCCCCTTTAAACAGATTGATTCCTCCCCCCTCCGGCAGAACTCGCACTCGCCACACACCAGATTCGATTGCACCGCCACCCGGTCCCCCGGCCGCCACTCCATCACCCCCTCGCCCACCGACTCCACCGTTCCCGCCACTTCGCCCCCCGGAATCCGGGGCAACACCACCCGCACCGGCAGCCCCCCTTCCTCCAGCCACAAGTCCAGGCGGTTCAATCCGCAGGCCTTCACCCGCACCACCACCTCCCCCCCTCCGGCCACCGGGTCGGGCACCTCGCCCACGCTCCACTCGCCAGGCCGTCCCTGCACCATCAATCGCAATGCCTTCACCCCGCAACCCTATCCCCGGGCCGCCCCGTTGGCGACGCCCTTGCCGTCAACGCGCGCCCTCTGCCCTCTACCGCCCCGCCCCGTCCAGCAACGCCGCCGAATCCGCGTCCAGAAACAGCGTGCATTGCGCCTGGCGACGCAAAAACGACGCCGGACACGCCGTGGCCACCGGACCCTGCAACGCATCGCGCACCGCGACCGCCTTCCGCGATTCGGGCGCCACACACATCATCTTCCGCGCCGAGCACAGCGCCGGAATCGTCAGCGTAAACGCATACGGCGGCACCGCCTCGAGCGACGGAAAATGACCCTCCTTCACCTGCTGCATCTTGCAGGCGTCATCGAGCTTCACGAGCTTCACCCAGTGCGGATCGTCGAACCGCGCCACCGGCGGGTCGTTGAACGCGATGTGCCCGTTCTCCCCAATCCCCAGGCAGCACAGATCCACCGGCTGCGCCCGCAGCAACTGCGTGTACCGCTCGATCTCGTC from Verrucomicrobiia bacterium includes these protein-coding regions:
- a CDS encoding DUF1080 domain-containing protein; this translates as MGRAGLGEEPGWVSVFDGATLSGWQVSAKSGHSRASGNTSGGRWVVEDGAIVGSQDVPGNGGILLSERTYGDFEVVLEMNNDFGPDSGLFLRSTEDGRAWQAMIDYHARGNLMGIYGEGLGGRPSVSNFRFNGAVDRIRVVTNAPVPFPLLPESWPYFWRHGQWNELRARIEGNPPRIATWINGVRIMEWQETELRHPARGAIGLQVHGGGDLTRQFVRYRNIRVRELGVEAVAIEERFPIGVWVPLFNGRDLTGWIPKVRHHPAGVNFGNTFRVENGVIRVAYDGYGGRFEERFGHLFYEQPFGHYRLRVEYRFVGEQLPDGPGWARRNSGLMLHGQSPESMDADQDFPVSIEVQLLGGLGSGRRTTANLCTPGTHVVMEGRLITRHCTDSTSETYHGDRWVTVEVEVRGSRSIRHFVEGDLVLAYTEPQLDEGDRYGGRLAKGRPVLLSEGTISLQSESHPVEFRRVELMRLAEE
- the purE gene encoding 5-(carboxyamino)imidazole ribonucleotide mutase; translated protein: MPAKRSVPLVGIVMGSDSDWPTLEAAATICREFNIPFETRVVSAHRTPDDMARYGRTAHTRGLRVIIAGAGGAAHLPGMLASHSPLPVIGVPVQTRSLQGLDSLLSIVQMPAGVPVATVAIGAGRNAGLLAVQILATHDSDLLRKLIQYKSRMAAESRAKNKSLPS
- a CDS encoding DUF423 domain-containing protein, whose translation is MRSMAFRWSAGAGFLAVALGAFGAHGLKELLERQGTTAIWETAVFYHLIHAVVLSGLAWGTPWRRGAWICFAAGVVIFSGTLYVLALTGMRWLGAITPLGGVGLLAGWAWLAIAGLGRREEGEERRGSGGD
- a CDS encoding zinc-binding dehydrogenase, encoding MKALRLMVQGRPGEWSVGEVPDPVAGGGEVVVRVKACGLNRLDLWLEEGGLPVRVVLPRIPGGEVAGTVESVGEGVMEWRPGDRVAVQSNLVCGECEFCRRGEESICLKGQLLGVDRDGGFAGLCGVPARALARLPDGVAFETSAALTLAGSTAMHMLTDRARVESGQWVLVMGGASGVGSAAIQIARGFGGRVVTTASTPEKRALCEALGAEAVVATEDDGWPGEVRRITGKRGVDLVVEHVGGRVLERVFECLARGGTVVTCGATAGREVTLNLWPFFVKQQRLIGSYGRTRRDLVATLDWAAAGRLRAAIDEVLPIERGPEAFARLRERGVRGKLVLRPD
- a CDS encoding glucosamine-6-phosphate deaminase, with translation MSSPIQSRRYEELSVHVHPDQQSMSEAVAGEVRQYLIEVLARQGEATAILATGNSQIQFLARLVALGGVDWSRVTLFHMDEYLGISADHPASFRRYLRERVEQLVNPRAFHYLDGDCAQPLDEIERYTQLLRAQPVDLCCLGIGENGHIAFNDPPVARFDDPHWVKLVKLDDACKMQQVKEGHFPSLEAVPPYAFTLTIPALCSARKMMCVAPESRKAVAVRDALQGPVATACPASFLRRQAQCTLFLDADSAALLDGAGR